A genomic stretch from Candidatus Hydrogenisulfobacillus filiaventi includes:
- a CDS encoding protein of unknown function (Evidence 5 : Unknown function), with translation MAAGPQQILQELLAMLRQADVPRDLIARHALAALVSAPGMDAVPTAVWERLRIAFEDLAARPDDPEAERRAVATIEAVRPDVPPGNAREAWDALCQRDRERDR, from the coding sequence ATGGCCGCAGGGCCTCAGCAGATTTTGCAGGAGCTGCTGGCGATGTTGCGGCAGGCGGACGTGCCCCGAGACCTCATCGCCCGTCACGCGCTGGCTGCGCTGGTCTCCGCTCCCGGCATGGACGCGGTGCCCACCGCGGTCTGGGAGCGCCTGCGCATCGCCTTCGAGGATCTGGCGGCGCGGCCGGACGACCCCGAGGCCGAGCGACGGGCCGTCGCCACCATCGAGGCGGTAAGGCCCGACGTGCCGCCCGGCAACGCCCGCGAGGCGTGGGATGCCCTCTGCCAGCGGGATCGCGAACGCGATCGGTAG
- a CDS encoding protein of unknown function (Evidence 5 : Unknown function) gives MPRPALTTYPPYGPIQGAPVPQGMHYANGTGDWPYPPGSLQPGPGFGIYKMRQPYTVTTTTCTTTYTHWSNGNTTSSTSCGSSQSPGVNHWEEEQYDPTDCPFAIPVPVPGTP, from the coding sequence ATGCCCCGCCCGGCCCTGACGACGTACCCGCCATACGGGCCGATCCAAGGGGCTCCGGTGCCGCAGGGCATGCACTACGCCAACGGCACGGGGGACTGGCCGTATCCGCCGGGGAGCCTCCAGCCCGGTCCGGGCTTCGGGATCTACAAGATGCGCCAGCCCTACACCGTGACGACCACCACCTGCACCACCACCTATACGCACTGGAGCAACGGCAACACCACCTCCAGCACGTCCTGCGGGTCCTCCCAGAGCCCCGGCGTGAACCACTGGGAGGAGGAGCAGTACGACCCCACCGACTGCCCGTTCGCCATTCCGGTGCCGGTACCCGGCACCCCCTAA
- a CDS encoding protein of unknown function (Evidence 5 : Unknown function) has product MCEPEDRSQAPSMDTLLEWLEEEDGAEATDGCWVELDGVCEHGCRSWLLVMGLI; this is encoded by the coding sequence ATGTGCGAGCCTGAGGATCGAAGCCAAGCTCCCAGCATGGACACCTTGCTGGAATGGCTTGAGGAAGAGGACGGGGCCGAGGCGACGGACGGATGCTGGGTGGAGCTGGACGGCGTGTGCGAGCACGGCTGCCGCAGCTGGCTACTGGTGATGGGACTGATCTGA
- a CDS encoding protein of unknown function (Evidence 5 : Unknown function): MRAGGYIRAALVFVPPDRPLTGATTRSSQNERELRFSCVGRTLAAYDSKPPAQPGACYLPGISRGWPSSRPAGFLWGKRKDRDLN, encoded by the coding sequence GTGCGTGCTGGTGGATATATCAGAGCCGCCTTGGTCTTCGTTCCTCCCGATCGACCGCTGACCGGGGCCACCACGCGGTCGAGCCAGAATGAGCGCGAGCTAAGGTTCTCGTGTGTGGGGCGTACCCTCGCCGCTTATGATAGCAAGCCCCCGGCTCAGCCGGGGGCTTGCTATCTGCCTGGGATCTCTCGTGGTTGGCCGAGCTCACGCCCGGCCGGTTTTTTATGGGGCAAACGAAAAGACCGGGACCTGAATTGA
- a CDS encoding exported protein of unknown function (Evidence 5 : Unknown function) — protein sequence MPRLSRILGTVSVALGLAGCGAPAPPHAHASAPHSAVPHRSHTRSAARGTAFRPPTPALAPTEPDAALAGLRWTFGAPTTPAGLPLPSGERAVAVPFTVANPTGRPLLVPVTAIGLWAGRAVYPAVPLLTTERSAAGASIPLAGTTPTERWLVVPARSQGQGTAVFALPGGPSLVGARMLVLGRVRPLG from the coding sequence GTGCCGAGGCTTTCCCGAATCCTGGGGACGGTGAGCGTGGCCCTCGGACTGGCGGGGTGTGGGGCTCCCGCTCCCCCGCACGCGCATGCCTCCGCCCCCCACTCCGCCGTCCCCCACCGATCCCACACCCGGAGCGCCGCGCGCGGGACCGCCTTCCGCCCCCCAACCCCGGCCCTGGCGCCCACGGAGCCGGACGCCGCCCTGGCGGGGTTGCGCTGGACGTTCGGCGCGCCCACGACCCCGGCGGGTCTGCCGCTCCCCTCCGGGGAGCGGGCGGTGGCGGTGCCGTTCACGGTGGCCAACCCCACCGGACGGCCGCTCCTGGTGCCGGTGACGGCCATCGGGCTCTGGGCGGGCCGGGCGGTGTATCCCGCCGTGCCGCTCCTGACCACCGAGCGCTCGGCGGCGGGCGCCTCGATTCCCCTTGCGGGCACCACGCCCACCGAACGATGGCTGGTGGTGCCCGCCCGGTCCCAGGGGCAGGGCACGGCCGTGTTCGCCCTGCCGGGCGGCCCGTCCCTCGTGGGAGCGCGCATGCTGGTGCTGGGGCGGGTGCGACCGCTAGGCTAA
- a CDS encoding protein of unknown function (Evidence 5 : Unknown function): protein MEMELWVLIDWSQAPQDAVLGFYASRAAAERALTEVMADYGGGPDDAPTVEGVRLVGVDPTGEYVVRGIAVIDPRRGVLPSLFPD, encoded by the coding sequence GTGGAGATGGAGCTGTGGGTGCTGATCGATTGGAGCCAGGCACCGCAGGACGCGGTGCTGGGTTTCTACGCCTCGCGCGCCGCGGCCGAGCGGGCTCTGACGGAGGTGATGGCGGATTACGGCGGGGGTCCCGACGATGCTCCGACCGTGGAGGGCGTGCGTCTGGTCGGCGTGGACCCGACCGGAGAGTACGTCGTTCGCGGCATTGCGGTCATCGACCCTCGTCGGGGCGTCCTCCCGAGTCTGTTTCCAGACTGA
- a CDS encoding conserved membrane protein of unknown function (Evidence 4 : Unknown function but conserved in other organisms) produces the protein MAVIADLVVVAALAMYVTGAEWAGGAPVCPSSGVVDCAAVLSGSGSHPLGVPLALWGAAWALAGLAMIGAGRRWRLAWIAAGGMGILWAWTHEWADLRICLWCSAIQIGAIVAMAILPEWAGLRIGLRRMAAAWRSGPAIRWQVLGSAALAMGGFWAWRLILDLRYPMAVAWSLIWAMVAAAATLLWLARRRAPRPAATAWVLPGSFGTAMATGAAACAGVCAPGGAWLLGWLLGPLGLGVGLVAQTLLILATAWLLVVGILAISG, from the coding sequence ATGGCCGTGATCGCCGATCTGGTGGTCGTGGCGGCGCTGGCCATGTATGTGACGGGGGCGGAGTGGGCAGGCGGCGCGCCAGTCTGCCCATCGTCCGGAGTGGTGGATTGTGCGGCGGTGCTCTCCGGCTCCGGCAGTCACCCCCTGGGGGTGCCGCTGGCGCTGTGGGGAGCCGCCTGGGCGCTGGCCGGGCTGGCCATGATCGGTGCTGGAAGGCGATGGCGCCTTGCCTGGATTGCGGCTGGCGGCATGGGAATTCTGTGGGCCTGGACGCATGAGTGGGCGGACCTGCGGATTTGCCTTTGGTGCTCCGCCATCCAGATTGGTGCCATCGTGGCCATGGCGATCCTGCCCGAATGGGCTGGTCTGCGGATCGGGCTGCGTCGGATGGCCGCAGCTTGGCGATCCGGGCCGGCCATCCGCTGGCAGGTCCTGGGGTCCGCCGCGCTGGCGATGGGCGGGTTCTGGGCTTGGCGGCTCATTCTTGATCTTCGGTATCCGATGGCCGTGGCGTGGAGCCTGATCTGGGCCATGGTCGCGGCGGCCGCGACTCTGCTCTGGCTGGCCAGGCGGCGGGCACCCCGTCCAGCGGCCACGGCGTGGGTGCTACCCGGGAGCTTCGGCACCGCGATGGCGACGGGGGCCGCGGCGTGTGCCGGGGTCTGCGCTCCAGGAGGCGCGTGGCTGCTCGGGTGGCTGCTCGGGCCGCTGGGCCTGGGCGTTGGGCTGGTGGCGCAGACGCTGCTGATCCTCGCGACGGCGTGGCTGCTCGTCGTCGGCATCCTGGCGATCAGCGGCTGA
- a CDS encoding exported protein of unknown function (Evidence 5 : Unknown function), with the protein MRNERMWRRMRKRMLAASGLGALVVTTAACGAAPAPQTQAARPAAVTTASLTQTATRLAGSTRAGTALAIAKEQYPTGASTVILASGADQNLFDPLVAGPLAYALKAPILLTNTATALNPTTATGLQELGAKTVILVGADNNATLQHVLTSQGYTVTGYGSSDQYATATAVAQALLKATGQSSFSTVFITSGNPANVVDALSGGSPAAMMKAPILLAPSAVNGQTALPASEAALAAQATTAYQLGAMAFATVTNLPTGANVVDLGEQDRFGTSWAVNFHFFPSPTEVFVANGAQAHIVDALAATPYAAAMEAPVLLVNDGAVPTHANRYLSTLAPGTFSVVTFGGSASIPSGVGHKMQGMGGGTVFATLDGLNRQYIHQRDALVHQALPEIPASGPYADRVTVSLLNNPTIMQQYGGPAVPASPQAVGVSLPASMPSDGAIIGLTPTVISRLAQQMDALPRVAGTPPLSNAQIVAAVRTAARYLIDGDSNQARPGSALVNPQGLQAGSIRPHVVDTPQDAAAWLVDGAPATLPSRNYVYRVWADVSDVSASASPSFAQSPEPSGHIGMYVTLSGLQVDLLESGLDGTKMTIGLYPYHNIQVALDLVQSGSQWRWYVDANVPEANGQATYAGSGTPAGRAIPTQVFWTAN; encoded by the coding sequence ATGCGAAACGAAAGGATGTGGCGACGGATGCGGAAGCGGATGCTGGCGGCGTCGGGCCTGGGCGCCCTGGTGGTAACCACGGCGGCCTGCGGGGCCGCGCCCGCGCCCCAGACCCAGGCGGCGAGGCCCGCCGCGGTGACGACGGCGAGTCTCACCCAGACGGCCACGCGCCTGGCGGGATCCACCCGGGCGGGGACGGCCCTGGCCATCGCGAAGGAGCAATATCCGACCGGGGCCTCGACCGTGATTCTGGCCTCGGGGGCGGACCAGAACCTGTTCGACCCGCTGGTGGCGGGCCCCCTGGCCTACGCCCTCAAGGCCCCCATCCTGCTCACCAACACCGCCACGGCCCTGAATCCGACCACGGCCACGGGCCTCCAGGAGCTGGGGGCAAAGACCGTGATTCTGGTGGGCGCGGACAACAACGCCACGCTCCAGCATGTGCTGACGTCCCAAGGCTACACCGTCACCGGCTACGGCTCCTCGGACCAGTACGCCACCGCCACCGCCGTGGCGCAGGCGCTCCTGAAGGCCACCGGGCAGTCCAGCTTCTCCACGGTCTTCATCACGTCGGGCAACCCCGCCAACGTGGTGGACGCCCTCTCGGGCGGCTCTCCAGCCGCGATGATGAAGGCCCCCATCCTGCTGGCCCCCTCCGCCGTGAACGGCCAGACGGCCCTGCCGGCGTCGGAGGCCGCCCTGGCGGCGCAGGCCACCACGGCCTATCAGCTGGGGGCGATGGCGTTCGCGACCGTCACCAACCTGCCCACGGGTGCCAACGTGGTCGATCTGGGCGAGCAGGATCGCTTCGGCACGAGTTGGGCGGTTAACTTCCACTTCTTCCCGTCGCCCACGGAGGTGTTCGTGGCCAACGGGGCGCAGGCGCACATCGTTGACGCCCTGGCCGCCACCCCCTATGCGGCGGCCATGGAGGCCCCTGTGCTGCTGGTCAACGATGGGGCTGTGCCGACCCATGCCAACCGCTACCTCTCCACCCTGGCCCCAGGCACGTTCTCGGTGGTCACGTTCGGGGGATCCGCCTCCATCCCGTCCGGTGTGGGACACAAGATGCAGGGCATGGGCGGGGGCACGGTGTTCGCGACCTTGGACGGGCTGAACCGCCAGTACATCCACCAGCGGGATGCCCTGGTGCATCAGGCTCTGCCCGAGATCCCCGCCTCCGGACCCTATGCGGATCGGGTCACGGTCTCCTTGCTCAACAACCCGACGATCATGCAACAGTACGGGGGTCCGGCTGTGCCCGCCTCCCCGCAGGCGGTGGGGGTCTCCCTGCCCGCCTCGATGCCGAGCGATGGCGCCATCATCGGGCTGACGCCCACGGTGATTTCGCGCTTGGCGCAGCAGATGGACGCCCTGCCTCGCGTGGCCGGCACGCCGCCCCTGTCCAACGCCCAGATCGTGGCGGCAGTACGGACGGCGGCGCGTTACCTGATTGATGGCGATAGTAATCAGGCGCGTCCGGGTTCCGCGCTGGTCAACCCCCAGGGGCTCCAGGCGGGCAGCATCCGCCCCCACGTCGTGGACACTCCGCAGGACGCGGCGGCTTGGCTCGTCGATGGCGCTCCCGCTACATTGCCGTCCCGCAACTACGTCTACCGGGTATGGGCCGACGTGTCGGACGTCTCCGCCTCCGCGTCCCCGTCCTTCGCCCAGTCCCCCGAGCCGTCCGGCCACATCGGGATGTACGTGACGCTGTCGGGCCTCCAAGTGGACCTCCTGGAAAGCGGCCTGGATGGCACCAAGATGACCATCGGGCTGTACCCTTATCACAACATCCAGGTGGCCCTGGATCTCGTCCAGAGCGGATCCCAATGGCGCTGGTACGTGGATGCCAATGTGCCGGAGGCCAACGGCCAGGCCACCTACGCAGGGTCGGGAACCCCGGCTGGCCGGGCCATTCCCACGCAGGTCTTCTGGACAGCCAACTAA